The stretch of DNA CGTCGCCGCTCTGCGCCTTTTTCCACAGCGCAGGACCAGCGGGTAGCTGGATGCACACCGTGTGGACAACTCTGTGGACCACGCGACCCCTCGGGAGACCTGCATGACCGACGCCTCAGGGCAGACCTCGGACGACGTCGAGCTCTCCACGGCGTGGGACCACGCCGTCTCGACCCTGTCGAACGGCGCCCGCGTCTGGGTCTACAGCGCCGAGCCGATCAGCCGGCACCCGGGGATCTTCATCGTCGGCGTGCCCGACGACCTGAGCCGTGCGCAGCTGGAGTCGCGCGTCCGCCCTGCCCTGGAGCACGCGCTGTCGTCGCACCTCGGCGAGCAGGTCCGCCTCGTCGTCACCATCGAGCCGTCGCTCGCCGACCGCTCGCGGGACCGCCCGTCGTCCGCGACGCCGCAGGCCGACGACCGCCCGCACCCTGCAGGACCGCAGAACACGGCACCGCAGGGGCCAGGACCCCAGAATGACGACAAGTCGACACATCCACTTTCCGTGGTGCCCCCGGCGCCCGAGGAGGAGGGTGACGACATCGACGTCGACGAGTTCGTCCCGAGCTGGGCCCAGGAGCCCGACCCCGTGCAGCGTCGGACCAGCGCCCACGAAGCCAGGCTCAACGCGCGGTACCTGTTCGAGAACTTCGTCATCGGCTCGTCGAACCGCTTCGCCCACGCCGCCGCGGTCGCGGCCGCCGAGGCGCCCGGCAAGGCGTACAACCCGCTGGTCATCCACGGCGACTCCGGACTCGGCAAGACGCACCTGCTGCACGCCATCGGCCACTACGTCCTGAACCTCTACCCCTCCTCGCGCGTGCGCTACGTCAACAGCGAGGAGTTCACGAACGACGTCATCAACGCCATCCGTGAGAACCGCACCGCCGCGCTGCGACAGAAGTACCGCGAGATCGACGTGCTGCTTGTCGACGACATCCAGTTCCTCGAGAACAAGGAGTCGACGCAGACGGAGTTCTTCCACACGTTCAACGCGCTGCACAACGCCAACAAGCAGATCGTCATGACGTCGGACCGGCCCCCGAAGAACCTGCGCACGCTCGAGGAGCGGCTGCGCAACCGGTTCGAGTGGGGCCTGCAGACCGAGATGCTGCCGCCGGACCTCGAGACCCGCATCGCCATCCTGCGCAAGAAGGCCGCGATCGAGAAGCTCACCGCACCGGCCGACGTGCTCGAGTTCATCGCGAGCAAGGTGCAGACCAACATCCGTGAGCTCGAGGGTGCGCTCATCCGCGCC from Aeromicrobium erythreum encodes:
- the dnaA gene encoding chromosomal replication initiator protein DnaA, which translates into the protein MTDASGQTSDDVELSTAWDHAVSTLSNGARVWVYSAEPISRHPGIFIVGVPDDLSRAQLESRVRPALEHALSSHLGEQVRLVVTIEPSLADRSRDRPSSATPQADDRPHPAGPQNTAPQGPGPQNDDKSTHPLSVVPPAPEEEGDDIDVDEFVPSWAQEPDPVQRRTSAHEARLNARYLFENFVIGSSNRFAHAAAVAAAEAPGKAYNPLVIHGDSGLGKTHLLHAIGHYVLNLYPSSRVRYVNSEEFTNDVINAIRENRTAALRQKYREIDVLLVDDIQFLENKESTQTEFFHTFNALHNANKQIVMTSDRPPKNLRTLEERLRNRFEWGLQTEMLPPDLETRIAILRKKAAIEKLTAPADVLEFIASKVQTNIRELEGALIRATAFANLQGATVDLQLAQIVLKDLVAEGEEPEITAGVILAQTAAYSEFTIEELCGTNRSRDLVLARQIAMYLCRELTDMSLPKIGADFGGRDHTTVMHADRKIRKLMAEKHAVYNQVTELTNRIKQQARQN